Proteins found in one Brachyspira murdochii DSM 12563 genomic segment:
- a CDS encoding radical SAM protein, protein MHNFKPNDKVKICKYIESGVRFSYEGITCCCANTFISPVIITAEEMKSGKVTYELVVERRKELFERVNGLRDGDTGSCLKCNLLMEREYKDVNFEYLGGHGYSSGFNIQHFTSCNLRCSYCIFTKENTFKPPIYSNLIEFIELFRSRGKLVGGNWIEFNGGEPTLLNNFNEILDYLVENNCGTVMLFSNSLKYSESVYNALKENKICITTSLDAGTPSTYKKMKRVDGYAKVLENMIRYKKSGTKNMFVLKYIICEENRTDDDLYGFVFAMLLIKPSHVYICPDFPYGDRDIPEESVEFGARMWVLLEKYGKGSTIVYIQSDDMNGDPKFAKFSDDIRKKYQELKDSMNYQEDLYNIVKINESLSNNLELYNIINSYENKLNNISNNINKLAWWIPVKKWRDNFRNKMLNTDQTRPDQTRPDQTRPDQTRPNYYICSDYICFYNNSEFKKTQPMLQYKIAA, encoded by the coding sequence ATGCATAATTTTAAACCTAATGACAAAGTAAAAATTTGTAAATATATAGAATCTGGTGTAAGATTTTCTTATGAAGGTATAACATGTTGTTGTGCTAACACATTTATATCTCCAGTCATAATAACAGCAGAAGAAATGAAAAGTGGAAAAGTTACTTATGAATTAGTTGTAGAAAGAAGAAAAGAATTATTTGAAAGAGTTAATGGATTAAGAGATGGAGATACAGGTTCTTGTCTGAAATGTAATCTATTAATGGAAAGAGAATATAAAGATGTAAATTTTGAGTATTTGGGAGGGCATGGATATAGTTCAGGATTTAATATACAGCATTTTACCTCTTGTAATTTAAGATGCTCATATTGCATTTTTACTAAAGAAAATACATTCAAACCTCCTATTTATAGTAATTTAATAGAGTTTATAGAATTATTTAGAAGCAGAGGAAAATTAGTAGGTGGCAATTGGATAGAATTTAATGGAGGAGAACCTACACTATTAAATAATTTTAATGAGATTTTAGATTATTTAGTAGAAAATAATTGTGGTACTGTTATGCTTTTTAGTAATTCATTAAAGTATAGTGAATCTGTATATAATGCATTGAAGGAAAATAAAATATGTATAACAACATCATTAGATGCAGGTACTCCTTCTACTTATAAAAAGATGAAAAGAGTTGATGGTTATGCCAAAGTATTAGAAAATATGATTAGATATAAAAAGAGCGGTACTAAAAATATGTTTGTACTTAAATATATTATATGTGAAGAGAATAGGACAGATGATGATTTATATGGCTTTGTATTTGCTATGCTTTTAATAAAACCTTCTCATGTTTATATATGTCCAGATTTTCCATATGGAGATAGAGATATACCAGAAGAAAGCGTTGAGTTTGGAGCTAGAATGTGGGTTCTTTTAGAGAAATATGGTAAAGGTTCAACAATTGTGTATATACAGTCAGATGATATGAATGGTGACCCTAAATTTGCTAAGTTTTCAGATGATATAAGAAAAAAATATCAAGAATTAAAAGATAGTATGAATTATCAAGAAGATTTATATAATATAGTCAAGATTAATGAAAGCTTGTCAAATAATTTAGAATTATATAATATTATTAATTCCTATGAAAATAAATTAAATAATATATCAAATAATATAAATAAATTAGCTTGGTGGATACCTGTTAAAAAATGGAGAGATAATTTTAGAAATAAAATGTTAAATACAGACCAGACCAGACCAGACCAGACCAGACCAGACCAGACCAGACCAGACCAGACCAGACCTAATTACTATATATGTAGTGATTACATATGTTTTTATAATAATTCAGAATTTAAAAAAACACAACCTATGTTGCAGTATAAAATTGCCGCATAG
- a CDS encoding glycosyltransferase family 2 protein — protein MSFDINKDLDIILITYNRINKLKEIVSDILDENSPIKKCQITFLDNCSTDGTSEFLEEISQKYDNITHIRHKINIGGNANIVRAFEYVTKKYFWILCDDDRLSFEHWHKIYDALKSDQYDIIQTYTDPKVFSGETYNEKLAKLLIEIVLLPAAIYRSKYLKNDVIFNAYINIYALIPHMALISEIINNNGKIYFCDGYDKQIVLQGRSEANYKKGIKKTVHPFVQAMDLSIGFILSLCMIKDKELKYKCIDRMRSYLGMTFPGFIGEMPYYWIKIGLKDNIMPIYDSCNDIQKKVFLERLMEITYEFKKYNKNILKIFNFHILNLHKIERIFFSISFIGFSFSKNREYPKLYSLFGFIKDIYYIRFTILFVFKLTIKL, from the coding sequence ATGAGTTTTGATATTAATAAAGATTTGGATATTATTTTAATAACATATAATAGAATTAATAAATTAAAGGAAATCGTATCTGATATATTGGATGAAAACAGTCCTATAAAAAAATGTCAAATTACTTTTTTAGATAATTGCTCTACTGATGGTACTAGTGAATTTTTAGAAGAAATATCGCAAAAATATGATAATATTACACATATTAGACATAAAATTAATATAGGAGGCAATGCTAATATAGTTAGGGCTTTTGAGTATGTTACTAAAAAATATTTTTGGATATTATGTGATGATGATAGACTTAGCTTTGAGCATTGGCATAAAATATATGATGCTTTAAAAAGTGATCAATATGATATAATACAAACCTATACAGATCCTAAAGTTTTCTCAGGGGAAACGTATAATGAAAAACTGGCTAAATTATTAATAGAAATTGTACTTCTTCCTGCTGCAATATATAGATCTAAATATTTAAAAAACGATGTTATTTTCAATGCATATATTAACATATATGCATTAATACCTCATATGGCATTAATTTCAGAAATTATAAATAACAACGGAAAAATATATTTTTGTGATGGATATGATAAACAAATAGTATTACAAGGAAGGTCTGAGGCAAACTACAAGAAAGGTATAAAAAAAACGGTTCATCCATTTGTACAGGCTATGGATTTATCTATAGGATTTATATTAAGTTTATGTATGATTAAAGATAAAGAACTTAAATATAAATGTATAGATAGAATGAGAAGTTATTTAGGAATGACATTTCCAGGATTTATTGGAGAAATGCCTTATTATTGGATTAAAATTGGACTTAAAGATAATATTATGCCTATATATGATTCTTGTAATGATATTCAAAAAAAGGTATTTTTAGAAAGATTAATGGAAATTACTTATGAGTTTAAAAAATATAATAAAAACATATTAAAAATATTTAATTTTCACATACTAAATTTACATAAAATTGAAAGAATATTTTTTTCTATTTCTTTTATTGGTTTTAGTTTCAGTAAAAATAGAGAATATCCTAAATTGTACTCTTTATTTGGATTTATTAAAGATATATATTATATAAGATTTACAATATTATTTGTATTTAAGTTAACTATTAAATTATAA
- a CDS encoding glycosyltransferase family A protein → MYNPNSNMPLLSVILTTYNRKDMLKKAIDSVLEQDYENIELIISDNASEDGTDIMVQEYLKNNKNIIYIRRDINIGSENGYKAYDDYANGKYIFFLCDDDYLMGTTFFSHAVDILEKHENIIIVSGHVCMYIEGMNKYLNQPYCKENFINGIDYFINQSSTTLGGKYQEIVSLFLLMRKKDLDNNIAFKKYKYSGDVAIKTYAESMGDIYILNEYIGCYYINLGTNSDSSNKDRLEKEIYDTFDFIDLLIDRYTSLYPKYKKFWNDYIPIFIFDWHIRYRLLRSFNLYDSKNHKKNLKELKIFLKKSCIKKKNKKGYKFLMNVFFPKAQFHFLLFEFSFYKIYFNLFSIRRFQHYFRITLFSINFTFKLKKNEYYHAPALYAYATRNINKNEKLDVYYKLEKESNNQLSSYLNINNFWASEDILKDAPITKLNSTDQTRPDQTRPDQTRPNFYIYSDYIYFYNNSKYKKIQPMLQYKIVA, encoded by the coding sequence ATGTATAATCCTAACTCAAATATGCCATTATTGTCAGTAATTTTAACAACATATAATAGAAAAGATATGTTAAAGAAAGCTATAGATAGTGTATTAGAACAAGATTATGAGAATATAGAATTAATAATATCTGATAATGCTTCTGAAGATGGTACAGATATTATGGTTCAAGAATATTTAAAAAATAATAAAAATATTATTTATATAAGGAGAGATATCAATATAGGGTCAGAAAATGGTTATAAGGCATATGATGACTATGCTAATGGAAAATACATATTCTTCCTTTGTGATGATGACTATTTAATGGGAACAACTTTTTTTTCACATGCTGTTGATATTTTAGAAAAGCATGAAAATATTATAATTGTTTCTGGTCATGTATGTATGTATATTGAAGGAATGAATAAATATCTAAATCAACCATATTGTAAAGAAAATTTTATTAATGGTATCGATTATTTTATAAATCAGTCTAGTACAACTTTAGGAGGTAAATATCAAGAGATTGTATCGCTATTTTTACTTATGAGAAAGAAAGACTTAGATAATAATATAGCATTTAAAAAATATAAGTATAGTGGAGATGTCGCAATAAAGACATATGCAGAATCTATGGGAGATATATATATACTTAATGAATATATAGGTTGTTATTATATAAATTTAGGTACAAATAGTGATTCATCAAATAAAGATAGATTAGAGAAAGAAATATATGATACTTTTGATTTTATTGATTTACTTATAGATAGATATACTTCTTTATATCCTAAATATAAAAAATTTTGGAATGATTATATACCAATTTTTATATTTGATTGGCATATTAGATACAGACTTCTTAGGAGTTTTAATTTATATGATAGTAAAAATCATAAAAAAAATTTAAAAGAATTAAAGATATTTTTAAAGAAATCATGTATTAAGAAAAAAAATAAAAAAGGGTATAAATTTTTAATGAATGTATTTTTTCCTAAAGCTCAGTTTCACTTTTTATTATTTGAGTTTTCTTTTTATAAAATATATTTTAATTTATTTTCTATAAGAAGATTTCAACATTATTTTAGAATAACATTGTTTAGCATCAATTTTACTTTTAAATTAAAAAAGAACGAATATTATCATGCACCAGCTTTATATGCTTATGCTACAAGAAATATAAATAAAAATGAAAAACTGGATGTATATTATAAATTAGAAAAAGAATCAAATAATCAATTAAGTTCATATTTAAATATTAATAATTTTTGGGCTTCTGAAGATATTTTGAAAGATGCACCAATTACAAAGTTAAATTCAACAGACCAGACCAGACCAGACCAGACCAGACCAGACCAGACCAGACCTAATTTTTACATATATAGCGATTATATATATTTTTATAATAATTCAAAATATAAAAAAATACAACCTATGTTGCAATATAAAATTGTGGCATAG
- a CDS encoding glycosyltransferase family 2 protein, giving the protein MNTFPLVSVLIPTYNRKDLLKRALESVLKQTYKNIEIYVTDNASTDGTFDFMQEFSKSDKRIIYNRREKNIGPLYNGSEAYKHLKGKYAIILCDDDYFISNTFFENSVKAMEENENIVIVRGVVKCFNEKNNNIFIDIYNSKEYIKGIDYLLNYANHEGYDNITSFFAMFRKSAADKTEVFSKALPSGDTWLWLYLFLYGDVYFLSNEIIGCYVEHNFGQDKYNIDTISNIDYMNELIIDLKTKAKNLYPNYANEIDIKIEKIFSNILIWHTAQLCKVIGKKKAFKIIKSKEIIKKYPKIKSAIFGSLTFTIPFKLVLFGIEVDEKFIQLFIFGFSINIRRKKYV; this is encoded by the coding sequence ATGAATACCTTTCCATTAGTTTCTGTTTTAATACCTACATATAATAGGAAAGATTTATTAAAAAGGGCTTTAGAGAGTGTTTTAAAACAAACATATAAAAATATAGAAATATATGTTACAGACAATGCTTCAACAGATGGTACTTTTGATTTTATGCAAGAATTTTCAAAGAGTGATAAAAGAATTATTTATAATAGAAGGGAAAAAAATATTGGACCATTATACAATGGCTCTGAGGCATATAAACATTTAAAAGGAAAATATGCAATTATTTTATGTGATGATGATTATTTTATAAGTAATACATTTTTTGAGAATTCTGTGAAAGCAATGGAAGAAAATGAAAATATTGTTATTGTTAGAGGCGTTGTAAAATGTTTTAATGAGAAAAATAATAATATTTTTATAGATATATATAATTCTAAAGAATATATAAAAGGCATTGATTATCTTTTAAATTATGCTAATCATGAAGGATATGATAATATAACATCATTTTTTGCTATGTTTAGAAAATCTGCTGCTGATAAAACAGAAGTATTCTCAAAAGCATTGCCTTCTGGAGATACTTGGTTATGGTTGTATTTATTTCTATATGGAGATGTATATTTTTTATCTAATGAAATTATAGGATGTTATGTTGAACATAATTTTGGTCAGGATAAATATAATATAGATACGATATCAAATATAGATTATATGAATGAATTAATAATTGATTTGAAAACTAAAGCTAAGAATTTATATCCTAATTATGCAAATGAAATAGATATTAAAATTGAAAAAATATTTTCTAATATACTAATTTGGCACACAGCACAGCTTTGTAAAGTTATTGGTAAGAAAAAAGCATTTAAGATAATAAAATCAAAAGAGATAATAAAAAAATATCCTAAAATAAAATCTGCTATATTTGGTTCATTAACTTTTACTATTCCGTTCAAATTGGTTTTATTTGGTATAGAAGTAGATGAAAAGTTTATTCAATTATTTATTTTTGGATTTAGTATTAACATAAGGAGAAAAAAATATGTATAA
- a CDS encoding NAD-dependent epimerase/dehydratase family protein, translating into MINNIILEDVEFIFNQLKILTDLSKLDDSSILITGGTGLFGKSILNFLMYIRQYYSFDITVLTRNKYNFLFDNPYCNTDFIHFINGDIRNFNPGKEYDYIIHAAAPASEKLEKENPSEMYSIILDGTKNIINIANSMNVKKLLFTSSGAVYGEQYESIKSFEETYYGSPTTFYGKAKKISEELFLNSGINVSIARCFAFVGPYLNLNIHFAIGNFIRDVIQNKNIIIMGDGRPLRSYLYTADLVIWLFVMLLNSNNKSIYNVGSSYEISIYDLAKKVSNSINNYDGNIEVLTKPNYNYPTPKYVPNNSKIIEELKVKENYTLDDAIKRTIKWNLSVGVIK; encoded by the coding sequence ATGATTAATAATATAATATTGGAAGATGTAGAGTTTATTTTTAATCAATTAAAAATTTTAACAGATTTAAGTAAATTAGATGATTCTAGTATATTAATTACTGGAGGTACTGGTTTATTTGGAAAATCTATTTTAAATTTTTTGATGTATATAAGGCAATATTATAGTTTTGATATTACCGTATTAACTAGAAACAAATATAATTTTTTATTTGATAATCCTTATTGTAATACTGACTTTATTCACTTTATAAATGGAGATATAAGAAATTTTAATCCCGGTAAAGAATATGATTATATCATACATGCCGCTGCTCCTGCTTCAGAAAAATTAGAAAAAGAAAATCCTTCAGAAATGTATTCTATAATATTAGATGGTACTAAAAATATAATAAATATAGCTAATAGTATGAATGTTAAAAAATTGTTGTTTACTAGTTCTGGAGCTGTTTATGGTGAGCAGTATGAATCAATAAAGTCATTTGAAGAAACATATTATGGCTCCCCTACCACATTTTATGGTAAAGCTAAAAAAATATCAGAAGAACTATTTTTAAACTCAGGTATAAATGTAAGTATAGCAAGATGTTTTGCCTTTGTTGGTCCATATTTAAATTTAAATATACATTTTGCTATCGGTAATTTTATTAGAGATGTCATTCAAAATAAAAATATAATAATAATGGGTGATGGAAGACCTTTAAGGAGCTATTTATATACTGCTGATTTAGTAATATGGCTTTTTGTGATGTTATTAAATTCTAATAATAAAAGTATATATAATGTAGGTTCTTCTTATGAAATATCTATATATGATTTGGCAAAAAAAGTTTCTAATTCTATTAATAATTATGATGGAAATATAGAAGTATTGACTAAACCTAACTATAACTACCCTACTCCTAAATATGTACCAAATAATTCTAAAATTATTGAAGAATTAAAAGTAAAAGAAAATTATACTTTAGATGATGCAATAAAAAGAACAATAAAATGGAATTTATCTGTTGGAGTTATAAAATGA
- a CDS encoding class I SAM-dependent methyltransferase has translation MVLQRICPICDCEEGENLYEINFAKAKEEFIPEHYDIVACNNCGFIFNNTVWTQKDYDKYYSNTTKYSSSFTSGAGGLSNLDKIRYNGVIDRIEKFINKDSSIIDIGCAKGGLLRAFQDRGYTNLYGIESSKEAIENLKQYNIGGEASSIFDLKNIDKKFDVVILSQVLEHIYDLKNVKYILENILNDNGILYIDIPDATSYIKNKLAAYYYFDLEHINHFSLITLEYLFDNFKLVEKDSFYFDNVSNIKSYIIYGVFQKGIKLFINKLKDFEAIKKMKEYINYSCEIDKYTINNIDNTKSTYCWGFGAFLRRILLDKKYFSNCNIDGIIDKNESFSGKKIIDYKGNKIEVFTPNILQNTDNVIITSILYSEIIKQDLLNDVKFNGRIHELRAEQSRAEQSRAELIFSYYCEEAA, from the coding sequence ATGGTATTGCAAAGAATATGCCCTATATGCGATTGTGAAGAAGGTGAAAATCTTTATGAAATAAATTTTGCTAAAGCTAAAGAAGAATTTATACCAGAACATTATGATATAGTTGCCTGTAATAATTGCGGATTTATTTTTAATAATACTGTTTGGACTCAAAAAGATTATGATAAGTATTATTCAAATACTACAAAATATTCATCTAGTTTTACTTCAGGTGCTGGAGGATTGTCAAATTTAGATAAGATAAGATATAATGGTGTAATAGATAGAATAGAAAAATTTATTAATAAAGATAGCAGCATAATTGATATTGGATGTGCTAAAGGAGGACTTTTAAGAGCTTTTCAAGATAGAGGATATACTAATTTATATGGTATTGAGTCTTCTAAGGAAGCTATAGAAAATTTGAAACAATATAATATAGGAGGAGAAGCTTCTAGTATTTTTGATTTAAAAAATATTGACAAAAAATTTGATGTTGTAATATTAAGCCAAGTTTTAGAGCATATATATGACTTAAAAAATGTAAAGTATATATTAGAGAATATATTAAATGATAATGGTATATTATATATCGATATTCCTGATGCTACATCGTATATAAAAAATAAGTTAGCAGCATATTATTATTTTGATTTGGAGCATATAAATCATTTTTCATTAATTACATTAGAATATTTATTTGATAACTTTAAATTAGTAGAAAAAGATTCATTTTATTTTGATAATGTTTCAAATATAAAATCATATATAATATATGGTGTTTTTCAAAAGGGTATTAAACTATTTATAAATAAATTAAAAGATTTTGAAGCTATAAAAAAAATGAAAGAATATATTAATTATAGCTGTGAAATAGATAAGTATACAATAAATAATATAGATAATACAAAATCAACTTATTGTTGGGGATTTGGAGCTTTTTTAAGAAGAATATTATTAGATAAAAAATATTTTTCTAATTGTAATATTGATGGAATAATAGATAAAAATGAGTCATTTTCTGGTAAGAAAATTATTGATTATAAAGGTAATAAAATAGAAGTATTTACTCCTAATATACTTCAAAATACTGATAATGTTATAATAACCTCTATCTTATATTCTGAAATTATTAAACAGGATTTATTAAATGATGTAAAATTTAATGGCAGAATACATGAATTGAGAGCAGAGCAGAGCAGAGCAGAGCAGAGCAGAGCAGAGCTAATATTTAGTTATTACTGTGAGGAGGCAGCATAG
- a CDS encoding thiamine pyrophosphate-binding protein: MKVSDFIFKFLNEEYNVKDVFMVSGGGAMHLNDSVGNNKNINVICCHHEQACAIAADGYSRINGNLSVVNVTTGPGGTNTLTGVIGEYLDSVPVLYISGQVKFETTIASCRELNLRQLGDQEINIIDIVKPVTKYAVMVKDPLSIKYEIQKAVHIAKSGRKGPVWLDVPLDVQASDIDENNLEEYKLKDINIPIIKEQIDEVINILQNAKSPVIIAGHGIRLSNSIKEFYKLIDKLDIPVLSTFNGFDIIPTDNKNYVGRIGTIGNRYGNIILQNSDVVLSLASRNNIRQIGYNYENFAKNAKHIIGVDIDNAELNKPTINYTLKINNDVNLFINTLNDSLENIEVNKHTKWREWALNIKNKYSNLLDEYTVSNDVNPYYFTYKLTNKLSNDDIVTCTNATPSLALFQVGIVKENNRMFCNSGCAAMGFGLPASIGAAVSSKDKNVICLEGDGSLMMNLQELQTISHYNLNIKLFLYNNNEYASIRQTQDNFFKTRTGCDFNSGVSFPNWEFIAKAFNLKYFCIDKKENINNILDEILNINGPVFCDVILEKDYLFLPKISSEKLPNGKMVSRSLEDMTPLLSKEELSENIYI, encoded by the coding sequence ATGAAGGTTTCTGATTTTATATTTAAATTTCTAAATGAAGAATACAATGTAAAAGATGTATTTATGGTTTCTGGCGGTGGAGCTATGCATCTTAATGATTCAGTTGGAAACAATAAAAATATTAATGTCATATGCTGCCACCATGAACAGGCCTGTGCAATAGCTGCTGATGGTTACAGCAGAATTAATGGAAATTTATCTGTTGTTAATGTTACTACTGGACCTGGAGGAACAAATACATTAACGGGGGTTATTGGAGAATATTTAGATTCAGTTCCTGTCTTATATATTTCAGGACAGGTTAAATTTGAAACTACAATAGCGTCTTGCAGAGAACTTAATTTAAGACAGCTTGGTGATCAGGAAATAAATATCATAGATATAGTTAAACCTGTTACTAAATATGCAGTAATGGTTAAAGATCCATTAAGCATTAAATATGAAATACAGAAAGCTGTACATATAGCAAAATCTGGAAGAAAAGGTCCTGTTTGGTTGGATGTCCCTTTGGATGTTCAGGCTTCAGATATTGATGAAAATAATTTAGAAGAATATAAATTAAAAGATATAAATATTCCAATTATAAAAGAACAGATTGATGAAGTTATAAATATATTGCAGAATGCCAAATCTCCTGTTATTATAGCAGGTCATGGAATAAGACTTTCTAATTCTATAAAGGAATTTTATAAGTTAATAGATAAACTAGATATTCCTGTATTATCAACTTTTAATGGATTTGATATAATTCCTACAGATAATAAAAATTATGTTGGTCGTATAGGTACTATTGGTAATAGGTATGGAAATATAATTTTACAAAATTCTGATGTTGTATTGTCTTTGGCTTCAAGAAATAATATAAGACAAATTGGTTATAATTATGAAAATTTTGCTAAAAATGCTAAGCATATTATAGGAGTAGATATAGATAATGCTGAACTTAATAAACCTACTATAAATTACACATTGAAAATCAATAATGATGTTAATCTATTTATTAATACTTTAAATGATTCATTAGAAAATATTGAAGTAAATAAACATACCAAATGGAGAGAATGGGCTTTAAATATAAAAAATAAATATTCAAATCTTTTAGATGAATACACAGTTTCTAATGATGTAAATCCTTATTATTTTACTTATAAATTAACAAATAAATTATCAAATGATGATATAGTAACTTGTACAAATGCTACACCTAGTTTAGCTTTATTTCAAGTAGGTATAGTGAAAGAAAATAATAGAATGTTTTGTAATTCTGGATGTGCTGCTATGGGATTTGGTTTGCCTGCATCTATTGGTGCAGCAGTTTCATCTAAAGATAAAAATGTTATTTGTTTAGAAGGTGATGGAAGTTTAATGATGAATCTTCAAGAACTTCAAACTATTTCTCATTATAACTTGAATATTAAACTATTTTTATATAATAATAATGAGTATGCTTCCATTAGACAGACACAAGATAATTTCTTTAAAACAAGAACAGGTTGTGATTTTAATTCTGGTGTATCTTTTCCTAATTGGGAATTTATTGCCAAGGCGTTTAATTTGAAATACTTTTGTATAGATAAAAAAGAAAATATTAACAACATATTAGATGAAATTTTAAATATAAATGGTCCTGTATTTTGTGATGTAATCTTAGAAAAAGATTATTTATTTTTGCCAAAAATTTCATCTGAAAAACTTCCTAATGGTAAAATGGTAAGCCGTTCATTAGAAGATATGACTCCCCTACTTTCCAAAGAAGAATTAAGCGAAAATATTTATATATAA
- a CDS encoding beta/alpha barrel domain-containing protein translates to MIGNITVFDCTFREAGYQTGWFFDEDFCRDYYKFAQSAGIDYLELGFFHNKEADPNRGHFRYCSLDNEEIKNIFSITKNTVKLSAMRDIQRPLSELLPRKETVIDAVRILTRSSETDFSVLEKHVKEIKDLDYEVFINFTSSGHNTIDKNREFAKFAKQHDIPVIYFADTESIFTTEYVRNTLEACREEGIEAGMHFHDKNGTAEMLLEVALHYGCKYTDITMMGLGGKWHDGNLSTEHFLRKYNYNPGYEQTRLKTMLIQNLIKYNKSTAAVL, encoded by the coding sequence ATGATAGGAAATATTACAGTATTTGATTGTACATTTAGAGAAGCTGGATATCAAACAGGTTGGTTTTTTGATGAAGACTTTTGCAGAGATTATTATAAATTCGCACAATCTGCCGGTATTGATTATTTAGAACTAGGCTTTTTTCATAACAAAGAAGCAGATCCTAACAGAGGACATTTCCGTTATTGTAGTTTAGATAATGAAGAAATAAAAAATATTTTTTCAATTACAAAAAATACTGTTAAGCTATCTGCTATGAGAGATATTCAAAGACCTTTAAGTGAATTGCTTCCAAGAAAAGAAACGGTTATAGATGCAGTTAGAATACTTACAAGATCTAGCGAAACAGATTTCTCTGTTTTGGAAAAGCATGTAAAAGAAATTAAAGATTTAGATTATGAGGTATTTATTAATTTTACAAGTTCCGGTCATAATACAATAGATAAAAACAGAGAATTTGCTAAATTTGCTAAACAGCATGATATACCAGTCATATATTTTGCTGATACAGAAAGTATCTTTACCACTGAATATGTTAGAAATACATTAGAAGCATGCCGTGAAGAAGGTATTGAAGCCGGTATGCATTTTCATGATAAAAATGGTACTGCTGAAATGCTTTTGGAAGTAGCTTTGCATTATGGATGCAAATATACTGATATTACTATGATGGGACTTGGTGGGAAATGGCATGATGGTAATTTGTCTACTGAACATTTCTTAAGAAAATATAATTATAATCCTGGATATGAACAGACTAGATTAAAAACAATGCTTATACAAAATTTAATTAAATACAATAAGAGTACAGCAGCTGTTCTATAG